A genomic segment from Methanolobus zinderi encodes:
- a CDS encoding DUF2173 family protein — translation MTGRECNLSLDELLKLEGVAAAGIFSEEGKLVDYKSEMKMPEEMADMTSKFCGTVNMMFDALATAYTKLYQVNWVPQHNWMYSGGDWIIIVSGTRGVFVESEKADVEKIIKALGLC, via the coding sequence ATGACAGGAAGAGAGTGTAATTTATCGTTAGATGAACTCCTGAAACTTGAAGGCGTGGCAGCGGCAGGCATTTTCAGTGAGGAAGGCAAACTCGTTGATTATAAGTCCGAAATGAAGATGCCGGAAGAGATGGCAGACATGACATCAAAGTTCTGCGGTACCGTGAACATGATGTTTGATGCTCTGGCCACTGCCTATACAAAGCTCTATCAGGTGAACTGGGTACCACAACACAACTGGATGTACAGCGGTGGAGACTGGATAATTATTGTTTCAGGCACCAGGGGTGTGTTTGTGGAGAGCGAGAAGGCAGATGTTGAGAAGATAATCAAAGCACTTGGATTATGCTGA
- a CDS encoding GTPase — MASYRALVMDVIRRADILLEVVDARFPDETRNNYVEEQIIRADKPFIIVLNKCDLVSKEKLEKTKSRFSKFVPAVFVSGKDRFGTTILRHKILEVVEASTIMDRDILVGCLGYPNTGKSSVINGVSGKHKAGTSSISGHTKGVQHVNAGSRIKFIDTPGVIPSNEFDEIMQGLLGIKDATHLKDTVGVAMKIIEVMCSENKAELESFYKVDIGDLDVYESLEAIGKRNNFLKKKGEIDETRTAIRIINDWQKGQFVV, encoded by the coding sequence ATGGCAAGTTATCGGGCATTGGTCATGGATGTGATCAGGCGGGCAGACATACTTCTGGAAGTAGTTGATGCCCGCTTTCCTGACGAGACTAGAAACAATTATGTCGAAGAGCAAATAATTCGCGCAGATAAACCCTTCATTATCGTTCTCAATAAATGTGACCTTGTTTCAAAAGAGAAACTTGAAAAGACAAAAAGTAGGTTTTCAAAGTTTGTCCCTGCAGTATTCGTATCAGGGAAAGACAGGTTCGGCACGACCATCCTGCGACACAAGATCCTGGAAGTTGTGGAGGCTTCCACAATCATGGATCGTGATATCCTTGTAGGCTGCCTTGGCTATCCCAATACGGGCAAATCCTCGGTAATCAACGGTGTAAGTGGAAAACATAAGGCAGGAACCTCTTCTATATCAGGCCACACAAAGGGTGTGCAACATGTAAATGCAGGTTCCCGTATCAAGTTCATCGACACTCCGGGGGTAATTCCCTCAAATGAGTTCGACGAGATTATGCAGGGTCTTCTGGGCATAAAAGATGCCACTCACTTAAAGGATACTGTCGGTGTGGCGATGAAGATAATAGAAGTCATGTGCTCTGAGAACAAAGCTGAACTGGAATCATTCTATAAGGTCGATATAGGGGACCTGGATGTCTATGAATCCCTTGAGGCTATAGGCAAGCGCAACAATTTCCTGAAGAAAAAAGGAGAGATTGACGAAACAAGAACTGCCATCAGGATTATAAACGACTGGCAGAAAGGACAGTTCGTTGTATGA
- a CDS encoding ammonium transporter, whose amino-acid sequence MALDTGDTAFIIICTALVMLMTPGVGLFYGGMVRKKNIISMIAMSFIAFAIVSIQWVLFGYSLSFGTDIGGFIGGLNFLGLQGVGLDGEGIPDMLFMVFQLVFAGVTLAILTSGVAGRIKLSSFIVLGLLWTTLVYDPLAHWAWGGGWAGELGALDFAGGTVVHISSGFGALALAMVIGNRAGFGKYSMEAENISTTLLGGALLWFGWFGFNAGSALAADGLAVNALVVTNISAAAGAITWMLAAWIKGKPSSLGMISGAVAGLVAITPASGFVGPMSAILIGGFAGVLCFSALLFRERRGLDESLDAWAVHGMGGFWGAIATGIFASAAIGGVDGLIYGNVNQFLIQVLDASVAMIYAFVVTFILAKIVDKVMGLRVTEEEEYVGLDISQHGESTTA is encoded by the coding sequence ATGGCCCTTGACACAGGAGATACTGCCTTTATAATTATTTGTACAGCTCTTGTAATGCTTATGACACCCGGTGTGGGACTTTTCTACGGAGGAATGGTACGCAAGAAGAACATTATCTCCATGATCGCAATGTCTTTTATCGCCTTTGCAATCGTAAGTATTCAGTGGGTACTTTTCGGATATTCGCTTTCATTCGGGACAGATATCGGAGGATTTATAGGAGGACTGAACTTCCTGGGACTTCAGGGTGTGGGACTTGATGGCGAAGGAATACCGGATATGCTTTTCATGGTGTTCCAGCTTGTGTTCGCTGGAGTCACACTCGCAATTCTGACATCAGGCGTCGCAGGACGTATCAAGCTGAGTTCATTCATCGTACTTGGGTTACTCTGGACAACTCTCGTATATGATCCCCTGGCTCACTGGGCATGGGGAGGCGGCTGGGCAGGCGAGCTTGGTGCCCTTGACTTTGCAGGAGGAACCGTGGTTCACATCAGTTCTGGATTCGGTGCCCTTGCCCTGGCAATGGTCATCGGAAACCGTGCAGGCTTTGGAAAATACAGCATGGAAGCGGAGAATATTTCCACTACTTTGCTCGGTGGGGCACTGCTGTGGTTCGGTTGGTTTGGATTCAATGCAGGAAGTGCACTCGCAGCAGACGGACTTGCTGTCAACGCTCTTGTGGTCACGAATATATCAGCAGCCGCCGGTGCAATAACCTGGATGCTGGCAGCCTGGATCAAAGGTAAGCCAAGTTCCCTGGGTATGATCAGTGGAGCTGTTGCAGGTCTTGTGGCCATAACCCCTGCATCAGGATTTGTCGGACCCATGTCAGCCATACTTATCGGTGGTTTTGCAGGAGTACTCTGTTTCAGTGCACTACTGTTCCGTGAACGCAGAGGTCTTGATGAAAGTCTTGATGCCTGGGCTGTACACGGCATGGGCGGATTCTGGGGTGCAATCGCAACAGGTATCTTTGCAAGTGCAGCTATAGGAGGAGTAGACGGCCTTATCTACGGAAACGTAAATCAGTTCCTCATACAGGTACTTGACGCATCCGTTGCCATGATATACGCATTTGTTGTGACCTTCATACTGGCAAAGATAGTTGACAAGGTCATGGGACTGCGTGTAACCGAAGAAGAGGAATACGTAGGACTGGATATTTCCCAGCATGGAGAATCCACAACAGCCTGA
- a CDS encoding DUF2769 domain-containing protein produces the protein MSDKQGKYFGVCTSYHHSKGCRCPSCPSYPEKGKYMFCSKGKSPAFGKKAGCLCKDCEIYRKFRFEGEYFCTE, from the coding sequence GTGTCTGATAAACAGGGAAAATATTTCGGAGTTTGCACTTCCTATCATCATTCAAAGGGCTGCAGATGTCCTTCATGCCCCTCGTATCCTGAAAAAGGGAAGTACATGTTCTGTTCAAAGGGCAAAAGTCCGGCCTTTGGTAAGAAAGCAGGATGCCTTTGTAAGGATTGTGAGATCTACCGGAAGTTCCGGTTCGAGGGAGAGTACTTTTGTACTGAGTAA
- a CDS encoding nitroreductase family protein: MKSISIDPQTCTNCGTCMEICPLSLIIPGSEGMPFMPDEVGAYCTKCGNCEAFCPEGAITPQFKTTHPIISEDDVHAITPGQMGVYMRQRRSIRNYKDRMADRETIEEILDIVRYSPSAMNNQPVHWLIIHDPDEVRKLTRLSIEWMRKIHDSEQMHPLKPVVPSLIEAYEAGKDPICRGAPHVAIAHAAEANPMAFTDSIIALSWFELVAPAFDLGTCWAGFLKMAASEHEPLIKELDLPEGHVVQYAMMFGYPKYKVQNIPGREPARISWK, encoded by the coding sequence ATGAAATCCATTTCCATTGATCCCCAGACATGTACGAATTGTGGCACCTGCATGGAAATATGTCCACTGAGCCTGATCATCCCGGGCAGTGAGGGCATGCCTTTCATGCCGGACGAAGTGGGAGCGTATTGCACGAAATGTGGCAATTGTGAAGCTTTTTGTCCTGAAGGTGCGATTACACCTCAATTTAAAACCACACACCCAATAATATCTGAAGATGACGTGCATGCAATTACGCCCGGTCAAATGGGAGTCTACATGCGGCAACGTCGATCAATTCGTAATTACAAAGACAGGATGGCAGACAGGGAAACGATAGAGGAGATTCTTGATATAGTCCGCTACTCACCATCGGCAATGAATAACCAGCCCGTACACTGGCTTATTATCCATGACCCTGATGAAGTGCGCAAGCTTACACGCCTTAGCATCGAATGGATGCGTAAAATCCATGACAGTGAGCAAATGCACCCACTGAAGCCCGTGGTGCCTTCACTCATTGAAGCCTACGAAGCCGGAAAGGATCCCATATGTCGCGGAGCACCACATGTAGCAATAGCACACGCCGCCGAGGCAAACCCCATGGCTTTTACGGACAGCATAATAGCCCTTTCATGGTTTGAGCTTGTAGCCCCGGCATTTGATCTGGGGACCTGCTGGGCAGGATTTCTGAAAATGGCTGCATCAGAACATGAGCCACTTATTAAGGAACTGGACCTGCCCGAAGGACATGTAGTCCAGTATGCAATGATGTTTGGATATCCGAAGTACAAAGTACAGAACATACCCGGAAGAGAACCTGCCAGAATAAGCTGGAAGTAA
- a CDS encoding P-II family nitrogen regulator has translation MIVKRVIAVIRPEKLEDVKSALEEKGYFAMTVHEVKGRGAQKGICLQYRGKQIKVDMIPKTEIEMVVGDEDVRPIIDLIRKNARTGKFGDGKIFVSPVEIVAGIRTDEEIVS, from the coding sequence ATGATAGTGAAAAGAGTAATAGCAGTTATCAGACCCGAGAAACTCGAAGACGTAAAGTCGGCACTGGAAGAGAAAGGTTACTTTGCAATGACAGTGCATGAAGTAAAGGGCCGTGGTGCACAGAAAGGAATCTGTCTCCAGTACAGGGGAAAGCAGATCAAAGTGGATATGATCCCAAAGACTGAGATCGAGATGGTCGTAGGCGACGAGGATGTACGTCCTATAATAGATCTTATCCGCAAGAATGCACGCACCGGCAAGTTCGGAGACGGGAAGATATTCGTATCTCCTGTGGAGATCGTTGCGGGCATCAGGACAGACGAAGAGATAGTATCGTAA
- a CDS encoding type 1 glutamine amidotransferase has protein sequence MRIHCLQHLEFETLGNINQWVLSRGHTLSKSMPYAGDTFPDPDEFDLLVIMGGLMSVYQEDSFSWLKPEKEFVKKCLDTGKSVFGICFGAQMLAEILGSKVTQNRYKEIGWHKVRLTGKYEVAGLLSGFPDEFTAFQWHGDTFELPEKAIRLFESDACREQGFIYGANVLAVQFHPETDEKSIHDLVENCRNDLVDDRYIQNEDAIISKQDFVKGSASLMFSILDWFESGVQSGTGSKVQSMTCRS, from the coding sequence ATGAGGATACATTGTTTACAGCATCTTGAATTCGAGACTTTAGGTAATATCAATCAGTGGGTCCTGAGCAGAGGTCATACCCTTTCAAAGAGTATGCCATATGCGGGTGATACCTTTCCCGACCCGGATGAATTTGATCTGCTTGTTATAATGGGAGGTCTTATGAGCGTATACCAGGAAGACAGTTTTTCCTGGCTGAAACCGGAGAAGGAATTCGTGAAAAAATGTCTCGATACTGGTAAATCAGTTTTTGGTATCTGCTTCGGGGCACAGATGCTTGCTGAAATACTTGGCTCGAAGGTAACACAAAACAGATATAAGGAGATAGGCTGGCATAAAGTAAGATTGACAGGGAAATATGAAGTAGCTGGTCTGCTTTCCGGCTTTCCCGATGAGTTCACTGCATTCCAGTGGCATGGTGATACCTTTGAACTTCCCGAAAAAGCCATCCGTCTGTTTGAAAGTGACGCATGCAGGGAACAGGGCTTTATTTATGGTGCTAATGTGCTTGCTGTACAGTTTCATCCTGAGACTGACGAAAAAAGTATTCATGATCTGGTGGAAAACTGCAGGAACGATCTTGTGGATGATCGGTATATCCAGAATGAGGATGCTATAATTTCAAAACAAGATTTTGTCAAAGGATCTGCATCTCTGATGTTCTCCATTCTTGACTGGTTTGAGTCAGGTGTTCAATCAGGAACAGGTAGCAAGGTTCAATCTATGACTTGCAGGAGCTAG
- a CDS encoding rubrerythrin family protein — MSSKDNLEAAFTGESMANRRYLAFAKKADSEGYPQIAKLFRAAAAAETVHAHNHLQRMGGVGTTMDNLKEAIGGEKYEFETMYPEFIEEAKKEEDNRALWSFEVANKVEKVHARLFEKALEEIGSNSETDYYVCSVCGHTHEGKPEGNCPVCGAPESKFDKVD; from the coding sequence ATGAGTTCAAAAGATAATCTTGAAGCAGCATTTACCGGCGAATCGATGGCAAACAGAAGATATCTGGCTTTTGCTAAAAAAGCTGATTCCGAAGGATATCCTCAGATAGCCAAACTCTTCAGGGCAGCAGCGGCTGCAGAAACAGTTCATGCCCACAACCATCTTCAGCGCATGGGTGGGGTCGGAACCACAATGGACAACCTGAAAGAGGCCATCGGCGGTGAGAAATACGAGTTTGAGACGATGTACCCCGAGTTCATCGAAGAAGCAAAGAAGGAAGAGGACAACAGGGCCCTCTGGAGCTTCGAGGTTGCAAACAAAGTCGAGAAAGTTCATGCCAGGTTGTTTGAAAAGGCACTTGAAGAGATCGGCAGCAATTCAGAGACCGATTACTATGTGTGCAGTGTTTGCGGACATACCCATGAAGGCAAGCCTGAAGGCAACTGCCCGGTATGCGGAGCACCTGAATCAAAATTCGATAAAGTAGACTGA
- the argF gene encoding ornithine carbamoyltransferase: MKHLLSMTDLSHEEIIELLDMAADMKEKRLKGKVTDLLKNKSMGMIFEKSSTRTRVSFEVAMSDLGGHALYLNTRDMQLGRGETVADTAAVLSRYLYCIVARVYSHDTVKELAEHSAVPVVNALSDLEHPCQILADLLTIREYKNRLQGLKYAWIGDGNNVCNSAILGCALVGMEISVACPAGYEPDEDIVEQARKLGGKVTITQDPAEAAKDADILYTDVWISMGDEDEREKRLKELMPYQINSELVDLAMQDVIVMHCLPAHRGEEISADVMDGPHSVVFDQAENRLHAQKALLLKLMC, from the coding sequence ATGAAGCACCTGCTATCGATGACCGATCTTTCCCATGAAGAGATAATCGAATTGCTTGACATGGCAGCGGATATGAAAGAAAAGCGCCTGAAGGGAAAGGTTACGGACCTTCTCAAGAATAAGAGTATGGGGATGATATTTGAGAAATCATCCACACGTACCAGGGTTTCCTTTGAGGTCGCCATGTCGGACCTTGGAGGTCATGCATTATATCTTAACACCAGGGATATGCAACTTGGCAGAGGTGAGACCGTGGCAGATACTGCTGCTGTGCTTTCAAGGTATCTGTACTGTATAGTTGCCAGGGTTTACAGTCATGATACGGTGAAGGAACTTGCCGAGCATTCAGCTGTACCTGTTGTAAATGCTCTTTCGGATCTTGAACACCCATGCCAGATACTCGCTGACCTGCTGACCATACGTGAATACAAGAACAGGCTCCAGGGTCTTAAATATGCCTGGATTGGTGATGGTAACAATGTCTGTAATTCCGCAATACTCGGATGTGCACTGGTGGGTATGGAGATTTCAGTGGCATGTCCGGCCGGATACGAGCCTGATGAGGATATAGTGGAGCAGGCAAGGAAACTGGGTGGCAAGGTCACGATAACTCAGGATCCCGCAGAAGCTGCAAAGGATGCGGATATTCTGTACACCGATGTGTGGATTTCCATGGGCGATGAGGATGAGCGTGAAAAACGTCTGAAGGAACTCATGCCATACCAGATCAATTCAGAACTGGTGGATCTTGCAATGCAGGATGTAATAGTAATGCACTGCCTTCCGGCACATCGTGGCGAGGAGATCTCTGCGGATGTCATGGATGGTCCTCATTCCGTGGTTTTCGACCAGGCTGAGAACCGCCTGCATGCCCAGAAGGCTCTGCTGTTGAAATTAATGTGCTGA
- the purB gene encoding adenylosuccinate lyase, translated as MAIHPIEYRYGTEEMKFVWSEANRLEKIMTVEAALAKAEADIGLIPKEAADIIEASIGTVELERVNEIENEIHHDMMAVVLAISEKCEEDAGKWVHFGATSNDMLDTATGLQLKEAVKIIEDRMQKLLDVLLVQADEHKHLVCAGRTHGQIGVPTTYGLRFAIWASEVARHIERLEQLKPRLLVGQMSGAVGTQAAFGKDGIEVQKRVMEYLEIGSVDVSNQIIQRDRHAEFVMWMANTVTTLDKIAVEIRSLQRSEIAEVEESFRKKQVGSSTMPHKRNPIKSEQICGLARIVRAMVEPELLNNTLWDERDLTNSSCERIVFPEACVLTDHIIKLGIGVIENLRFYPENIRRNLDLLRGLNMGEAVMIELAKRGVGRQEAHELVRSSAMEAHESGKHFKEVLMANPDVANYLSEDDIVNLVDPDRYIGTAVEQVEMLVKKLKNN; from the coding sequence ATGGCAATCCATCCAATCGAATATCGTTACGGAACCGAGGAAATGAAGTTTGTCTGGAGTGAGGCGAACAGGCTTGAGAAGATCATGACTGTTGAAGCTGCACTTGCAAAGGCAGAAGCCGATATCGGCCTTATCCCCAAGGAAGCGGCAGACATAATTGAAGCAAGCATTGGCACGGTGGAACTTGAAAGGGTAAATGAGATCGAAAATGAGATTCACCATGATATGATGGCGGTTGTGCTTGCCATTTCTGAGAAATGTGAGGAAGATGCCGGTAAATGGGTGCATTTCGGTGCCACCTCCAACGACATGCTGGATACCGCAACAGGGCTGCAGCTCAAGGAAGCTGTAAAGATAATTGAGGACAGGATGCAGAAGCTTCTGGACGTCTTATTGGTGCAGGCAGACGAACACAAGCACCTGGTCTGTGCCGGAAGAACTCACGGGCAGATCGGTGTCCCGACCACCTACGGTCTGCGTTTTGCCATATGGGCATCCGAGGTCGCACGCCACATCGAGCGTCTGGAACAGCTCAAACCGCGCCTGCTTGTAGGACAGATGAGCGGGGCAGTGGGAACCCAGGCAGCATTCGGCAAGGATGGTATCGAGGTCCAGAAACGTGTAATGGAATATCTCGAGATCGGTTCTGTGGATGTTTCCAATCAGATCATCCAGAGAGATCGCCATGCTGAGTTTGTCATGTGGATGGCCAATACCGTGACAACTCTTGATAAGATAGCTGTAGAAATACGCTCCCTGCAGAGAAGCGAAATCGCAGAAGTTGAGGAGAGCTTTAGAAAGAAGCAGGTGGGATCGTCAACCATGCCACATAAGAGAAACCCTATCAAGTCCGAGCAGATATGCGGGCTTGCAAGGATCGTGCGTGCAATGGTCGAACCGGAACTGTTGAACAATACTCTCTGGGACGAGCGTGACCTGACCAATTCCTCATGTGAAAGGATAGTCTTCCCCGAAGCCTGTGTCCTGACAGACCACATAATCAAGCTGGGTATCGGTGTGATCGAGAATCTCAGGTTCTATCCCGAGAACATCCGTCGCAATCTGGACCTGCTCAGGGGACTGAATATGGGTGAGGCTGTGATGATAGAACTTGCAAAAAGAGGTGTGGGTCGCCAGGAAGCTCATGAGCTCGTACGCTCAAGTGCAATGGAAGCCCATGAATCAGGCAAGCACTTCAAGGAAGTCCTGATGGCAAATCCTGATGTTGCCAATTACCTGAGCGAGGATGATATCGTAAATCTCGTGGACCCTGACAGGTATATCGGCACTGCTGTGGAGCAGGTCGAGATGCTTGTGAAGAAACTAAAAAATAACTGA
- the purD gene encoding phosphoribosylamine--glycine ligase, which translates to MNILVVGGGGREHAITAALARSRKDPYIYAVMSKKNPGIAHLCEDFLLEKETNVEKVVEFAVRNNIQIAVIGPEAPLAAGLADALEDAGISTAGPKKAVAEIEFNKAWARNFMKDNNIAGCPEFEVFNEKEAMFAFIEKLGDVAIKPAGLTGGKGVKVMGDQLPDIDAAKEYAAGLLSGDRVVVEENLKGEEFTLQAFVDGEHLAFMPTVQDHKRAFESDLGPNTGGMGSYNAPGELLPFLIEDDVIQAKQIMKDTVAALKKVTGVGYKGTLYGQFMITANGPKVIEFNARFGDPEAMNVLPLLETDYVDVLSAMVTGTLDKLDVKFSGKATVCKYAVPAGYPDNPTKDREVVVGDIGDALLFYSSVYEKDNKVYTTGSRAVAVVGMADSIAGAEEIAQNALENISGDLHSRRDIGKKDLIQRRIDHMKAIRGN; encoded by the coding sequence ATGAACATTCTAGTAGTCGGTGGCGGCGGAAGGGAGCACGCCATAACAGCAGCGCTCGCAAGGAGCAGGAAAGACCCTTATATCTATGCAGTGATGTCCAAGAAGAACCCCGGAATTGCACACTTATGTGAGGATTTCCTTCTGGAGAAGGAAACCAATGTGGAGAAGGTAGTTGAGTTTGCTGTCAGGAACAATATCCAGATAGCAGTGATAGGTCCGGAGGCTCCTCTTGCAGCAGGGCTTGCCGATGCGCTCGAGGATGCGGGTATCAGTACCGCAGGTCCGAAAAAGGCAGTTGCAGAGATCGAGTTCAACAAGGCATGGGCGCGTAATTTCATGAAGGATAACAATATTGCAGGCTGCCCTGAGTTCGAGGTCTTTAATGAAAAGGAAGCGATGTTTGCTTTTATCGAAAAGCTCGGCGATGTTGCCATCAAACCTGCGGGTCTTACCGGCGGAAAAGGTGTTAAGGTCATGGGTGACCAGCTTCCTGATATCGATGCAGCCAAAGAATATGCCGCAGGTCTTCTTTCCGGGGATCGTGTAGTTGTCGAGGAGAACCTTAAGGGTGAGGAATTTACACTTCAGGCATTTGTTGACGGTGAACATCTTGCTTTCATGCCCACAGTACAGGACCATAAGCGTGCCTTTGAAAGTGACCTTGGTCCCAACACGGGTGGCATGGGCTCATACAATGCACCGGGTGAATTGCTGCCTTTCCTGATCGAGGATGATGTCATCCAGGCAAAACAGATCATGAAGGATACAGTGGCCGCACTGAAAAAAGTTACAGGCGTGGGTTACAAAGGAACCCTCTATGGCCAGTTCATGATAACTGCCAATGGCCCGAAGGTGATCGAATTCAATGCCCGTTTCGGTGATCCGGAGGCAATGAACGTACTTCCGCTTCTTGAAACCGATTATGTGGATGTGCTCTCTGCAATGGTTACCGGAACCCTTGACAAACTGGATGTAAAGTTCAGCGGAAAAGCCACCGTATGTAAATATGCCGTTCCCGCAGGATATCCGGACAACCCTACGAAAGACCGGGAAGTAGTTGTGGGTGATATCGGCGATGCATTGTTATTCTATTCAAGTGTTTATGAAAAGGACAACAAGGTCTACACCACCGGATCCAGGGCTGTGGCCGTTGTAGGTATGGCCGACTCAATTGCCGGGGCTGAGGAGATCGCCCAGAACGCGCTTGAGAACATAAGCGGTGACCTGCATTCAAGGCGGGATATAGGTAAAAAGGATCTTATACAGAGACGTATCGACCATATGAAGGCGATACGCGGAAACTGA
- a CDS encoding helix-turn-helix transcriptional regulator, whose amino-acid sequence MKKPLLDVIFASEKRKNVLLLLGSGPKKMETILDHLKTTRPALLPQTRILEDHHLITQFDDIYQLTTIGKLLIRQVEPLLLTVDVLDEDIDYWGSRKLDFLPEHLLERIGELSDSMITEPESMDIHDINHEFYERSLDSKNVYFICRFVYPNFGQLGKEWIKNRTNVSIIVDKGLLEKIRDSYADVFRTFIKSGYVKLFLYPEEIRFMKFGLTDSAFFLLLFNQNIRYDNKYLLSFSQSSLEWAKELFEHYCKESTPVPVEDI is encoded by the coding sequence ATGAAAAAACCCTTACTTGATGTTATATTCGCATCCGAGAAGAGAAAGAACGTGCTGCTGCTTCTTGGCAGCGGACCCAAAAAGATGGAGACCATACTCGACCATCTAAAAACCACCAGGCCCGCATTATTGCCTCAAACAAGGATACTGGAAGACCATCATCTAATAACCCAGTTTGATGATATTTACCAGCTGACAACTATAGGAAAGCTGCTGATAAGACAGGTCGAGCCACTTTTGCTTACCGTTGATGTCCTGGACGAGGATATTGATTACTGGGGAAGCCGTAAGCTGGATTTTCTTCCCGAGCACCTTCTGGAAAGGATCGGTGAGCTTTCAGACAGCATGATAACAGAACCTGAATCCATGGATATACATGACATAAACCATGAATTCTATGAGAGGTCTCTGGATTCTAAAAATGTATACTTTATCTGCAGATTCGTATATCCGAACTTTGGACAACTGGGCAAGGAATGGATAAAGAACAGAACGAATGTATCAATCATTGTTGATAAAGGATTACTGGAGAAAATAAGGGATAGTTATGCAGATGTGTTCAGAACTTTCATAAAAAGCGGTTATGTCAAACTCTTTCTATATCCGGAAGAGATCCGGTTTATGAAATTCGGTCTGACGGATAGTGCATTCTTTTTACTTTTATTTAACCAGAATATAAGATACGATAATAAATATCTTCTGAGTTTCAGTCAGAGTTCACTGGAATGGGCAAAAGAACTCTTTGAACATTACTGTAAAGAATCTACACCAGTACCAGTAGAAGATATTTGA
- a CDS encoding PHP domain-containing protein: MISAYINEGVTIKTIVDLHSHTTFSDGDMQPGELVGYASELGLKALSITDHDTVEGLDIAEKECEGRGIEFIPGIEFTTKLDIPQMELHILGYGFDREDTELLKKTDEARNNAFKYARKVCSMLESYDWTIDYSVLENASGILTKHDICTSVLKGDITNYDFHNEWLGENSRFYVEIEKFKAEEAIRTIHEAGGKAICAHLLRSLDMFGSTQMLSTVAGSLIHGGIDGFEVFYGNSTKKQIETMYNICRKHDLLMTGGSDFHGHARKGRCSLGGYNTYGINYNQQRLIDMLRIKRTGIGSFTESANKERVLQKV; the protein is encoded by the coding sequence ATAATTTCTGCATACATTAATGAAGGTGTCACAATCAAGACAATAGTAGACTTACATTCACACACGACATTTTCCGATGGTGATATGCAACCCGGGGAACTGGTGGGGTATGCTTCAGAACTGGGGTTGAAGGCATTAAGTATCACGGACCATGATACTGTGGAAGGTCTTGACATTGCTGAAAAGGAATGTGAAGGCAGAGGAATTGAATTCATACCGGGTATAGAATTTACCACAAAACTTGACATCCCACAAATGGAATTACATATTCTCGGTTATGGTTTTGACAGGGAGGACACGGAGCTTCTCAAAAAAACAGATGAAGCCAGGAACAATGCCTTCAAATATGCCAGAAAGGTATGTTCTATGCTGGAATCCTACGACTGGACAATCGATTACTCAGTACTTGAAAACGCCAGCGGGATATTAACAAAACACGACATCTGTACATCTGTTCTTAAAGGCGACATAACTAACTACGATTTCCATAACGAGTGGCTGGGTGAAAATTCAAGGTTCTATGTTGAAATAGAAAAATTCAAAGCCGAGGAAGCTATCAGAACAATACATGAAGCAGGTGGAAAGGCAATCTGTGCACACCTGTTAAGGAGTCTGGACATGTTTGGAAGTACGCAGATGCTGTCCACTGTAGCCGGGTCATTGATCCATGGCGGCATTGACGGATTTGAAGTATTCTATGGTAACAGTACAAAGAAACAGATAGAAACTATGTATAATATCTGCAGGAAACATGATCTTCTGATGACAGGGGGCTCTGACTTTCACGGGCATGCAAGAAAGGGTCGCTGCTCACTTGGAGGATACAACACATACGGAATCAATTACAACCAGCAGAGACTGATCGACATGCTCCGCATAAAAAGAACCGGCATCGGATCATTTACGGAATCCGCAAACAAAGAGCGTGTCCTGCAAAAAGTATAA
- a CDS encoding nucleotidyltransferase family protein produces the protein MDKDQYIRQLGEMLPKLQKKYSIKYLGVFGSYIRNEQTPQSDLDVLVEFSKPVSLLEYVRLELELSDALGVRVDLVSKTALKPRIGRHILAEVVEV, from the coding sequence ATGGATAAAGACCAATACATCAGGCAACTGGGTGAAATGCTGCCGAAACTACAAAAAAAGTATTCTATCAAGTATCTTGGGGTGTTTGGCTCGTACATACGCAATGAACAAACCCCTCAAAGTGATCTGGATGTACTTGTGGAATTCAGTAAGCCTGTCAGCCTTCTGGAATACGTGAGGTTGGAACTGGAATTATCTGATGCTCTTGGAGTAAGGGTAGATCTTGTATCAAAAACCGCTTTGAAGCCACGGATTGGCAGACATATTCTTGCGGAGGTGGTGGAAGTATGA